From a single Fusobacterium pseudoperiodonticum genomic region:
- a CDS encoding replication initiator protein A, whose protein sequence is MKDNEPFYQVPKSLFRLRREGGISLTAFDIYILMMDRYKISCLKENIKSFTDEEGEIYFVYAYNSLMEDLNTTKRDGISKAIQELETLGLIKSKKVFGVATKYYMTSNQKGTSTSNQKGTSTSNQKGTSTSNQKGTLIIINNKNNINKNNINNNNKENVAAIIRQEIKFLIKTRNIKIDNVLKYCSDLNRIKEVFLYADKNNKSDGWIIACLRDNYSLKQEENQEKEKDYSKTMDEILRGG, encoded by the coding sequence TTGAAAGACAATGAACCATTTTACCAAGTCCCTAAAAGCCTTTTTAGGCTAAGAAGGGAAGGGGGAATTAGTTTAACTGCCTTTGATATATACATCTTAATGATGGATAGATACAAAATTTCTTGTTTAAAAGAGAATATAAAAAGTTTTACAGATGAAGAAGGAGAAATTTATTTTGTGTATGCTTACAATTCTTTAATGGAAGATTTAAATACTACTAAAAGAGATGGAATATCTAAAGCTATACAAGAACTTGAAACTCTAGGATTAATTAAGAGTAAGAAGGTATTTGGAGTTGCTACAAAATATTATATGACCAGTAACCAAAAGGGAACTAGTACCAGTAACCAAAAGGGAACTAGTACCAGTAACCAAAAGGGAACTAGTACCAGTAACCAAAAGGGAACCCTAATAATAATAAATAATAAGAATAATATTAATAAGAATAATATTAATAACAACAATAAAGAAAATGTTGCTGCTATCATAAGACAAGAAATTAAATTTTTAATTAAAACCAGAAATATAAAAATAGATAATGTTCTTAAATATTGCTCTGACTTAAATAGAATAAAAGAAGTATTCTTATATGCTGATAAAAATAATAAATCTGATGGTTGGATTATAGCTTGTCTTAGAGATAATTATTCCCTCAAACAAGAAGAGAACCAGGAGAAAGAAAAAGACTACTCAAAAACTATGGATGAAATTCTGAGAGGAGGATAA
- a CDS encoding ATP-binding protein: MSIQKIEEIAKNTDVKEFIENISGENKEPKVLAKCEKCREPTLLEFSEGRTRFNECSCQKEARIKAKIEKFKELSITSRNYGRDNFKNAILGNNKAENELYRKIKNYVKGFDKVLKINDGLLFRGGCGTGKTFLANCICNYLTEHGYTVLSFNLAGYLRTIKDNFQIESQLLEAAKEADMLFIDDLGSEKISDEWGKEKINSLIDVRYNAEKPMIITTNLSAEEMVEFLKFKGINKISDRLNEMLKEFKFTWQTKRKPKSKSFWEE, from the coding sequence TTGAGTATTCAAAAAATAGAAGAAATAGCTAAAAATACAGATGTTAAAGAATTTATAGAGAATATATCAGGAGAAAATAAAGAACCAAAAGTTCTAGCTAAATGTGAAAAATGTAGAGAACCAACTTTATTAGAATTTTCAGAAGGTAGAACTAGATTTAATGAATGTTCTTGTCAAAAAGAAGCAAGAATAAAAGCTAAAATTGAAAAATTCAAAGAATTATCAATAACTAGCAGAAATTATGGAAGAGATAACTTTAAAAATGCAATTTTAGGAAATAATAAGGCAGAAAATGAACTATATAGAAAAATTAAAAATTATGTCAAAGGTTTTGACAAGGTACTTAAAATAAATGATGGATTATTGTTTAGAGGAGGTTGTGGCACTGGAAAAACATTCCTAGCAAACTGCATATGTAATTATTTAACTGAGCATGGTTATACAGTATTAAGTTTTAACTTAGCTGGATATTTGAGAACCATAAAAGATAATTTTCAAATTGAAAGTCAATTATTAGAAGCTGCAAAAGAGGCTGATATGCTTTTCATTGATGATTTAGGTTCAGAAAAAATATCTGATGAATGGGGAAAAGAAAAGATAAATAGCCTCATTGATGTTAGATATAATGCAGAAAAACCAATGATAATAACTACAAATCTAAGTGCTGAAGAAATGGTTGAATTTTTAAAGTTTAAAGGGATTAATAAAATTTCTGATAGGCTTAATGAGATGCTTAAAGAATTTAAATTTACTTGGCAAACAAAAAGAAAGCCAAAGAGTAAATCATTTTGGGAGGAATAA
- a CDS encoding RNA polymerase sigma factor, which yields MKKEEIYKIIDERVETKIKDLKNINNLKSPYRKVEVILKNYKNFQKMVDSLKEQLNNIEIVKKINPDSTKPVGYVDYKPDIEKKEYIRDKINDEILIYTNRILKTENALKFIKKDKYYKIIELKYFENYSVEEICNELNISEKTFRSHRNRLIDSLSLYLFPKEILEDF from the coding sequence GTGAAAAAAGAAGAAATATATAAAATCATAGATGAAAGGGTAGAAACAAAAATTAAAGATTTAAAAAATATAAATAATTTAAAATCTCCATATAGGAAAGTGGAAGTTATTTTAAAAAATTACAAGAACTTTCAAAAAATGGTAGATTCTTTAAAAGAACAATTAAATAATATAGAAATAGTAAAAAAAATAAATCCTGATTCCACTAAGCCAGTTGGATATGTTGATTATAAGCCTGATATAGAGAAAAAGGAGTATATAAGAGATAAAATAAATGATGAAATATTGATATATACAAATAGAATTTTAAAAACAGAAAATGCTCTAAAATTTATAAAAAAGGATAAATATTATAAAATAATAGAATTAAAATATTTTGAAAATTATTCTGTTGAAGAAATTTGTAATGAGTTAAATATCAGTGAAAAAACATTTAGAAGTCATAGAAATAGGTTAATTGATAGTTTATCCTTATATTTATTTCCTAAAGAAATTTTAGAAGATTTTTAA
- a CDS encoding endonuclease: MLMKICGKCGKKIGINEVCSCTKERHKIYDREYRNKDNAEFYHSKAWKSMTALCKLKANGLDLYELAINNKIVKGTLSHHIDELEEDRSKALDINNLIWISDKTHAYIHSEYNKNLESKNKMKEVLFNIIKNYYK; encoded by the coding sequence ATGTTAATGAAGATATGTGGTAAGTGTGGAAAGAAAATAGGAATAAATGAAGTATGCAGTTGTACAAAGGAAAGGCATAAGATATATGATAGAGAGTACAGGAATAAAGACAATGCAGAGTTTTATCATAGTAAGGCTTGGAAGAGTATGACAGCACTGTGTAAGCTAAAAGCAAATGGTTTAGATTTATATGAATTAGCTATAAATAATAAGATAGTTAAAGGTACTCTCTCACATCATATAGATGAGTTAGAAGAGGATAGAAGCAAAGCATTAGATATTAATAACCTAATATGGATAAGTGATAAAACACATGCCTACATACATTCAGAGTATAATAAAAATTTAGAAAGTAAAAATAAAATGAAAGAAGTTTTATTTAATATAATTAAAAATTATTACAAGTAG
- a CDS encoding phage terminase small subunit P27 family has translation MAGRSRKIIDISSGKIGKEKIKARQEQEKKLKIDRDNLIAPGWLSKAAKEEFDRIVFEAGKVNILDNLDLGILAIYCNSYDSYVNVSKKLQKEGPVCYKETANGEIEIINPLINVQEKYVKQIMQCSTKLGLATTDRLKLVVPIREEPAENKFITLLKTRKQG, from the coding sequence ATGGCAGGAAGAAGTAGAAAAATTATTGATATAAGTTCAGGAAAAATCGGAAAAGAAAAAATAAAAGCTAGACAAGAACAAGAAAAAAAATTGAAAATAGATAGAGATAATTTAATTGCTCCTGGTTGGTTATCTAAAGCTGCAAAAGAAGAATTTGACAGAATTGTTTTTGAAGCAGGAAAAGTAAATATTTTAGATAATTTAGATTTAGGAATATTAGCCATCTACTGTAACTCTTATGATAGCTATGTAAATGTTAGTAAGAAATTACAAAAAGAAGGACCTGTTTGCTATAAAGAAACTGCCAATGGAGAAATTGAAATTATAAACCCTCTAATAAATGTTCAGGAAAAATATGTAAAACAAATAATGCAATGCTCAACAAAATTAGGACTTGCAACTACAGATAGATTAAAATTAGTTGTACCAATCAGAGAAGAACCTGCTGAAAATAAATTTATAACTTTGTTAAAAACAAGAAAGCAAGGCTAA
- a CDS encoding terminase large subunit has protein sequence MIKDRTTAYAKLVVSGKKIAGRKEYLACKRHLDDLKNKKLEYKFDVEEAEFAINFANTLTLKDGTNLKTRGFQEFIIGSLHGWKKKRTKERRFREAYLQVGRRNGKSFLSGAESTMFSTLLGNKDRIFCAATKQDQANIVWDEIRNFIESDNDLSELYKIKEHDRTIKSLATGTVIRSIGRDTKSMDGFGNILAICDELHAHPNNQMYKLLLDGQADVENALTLAITTAGFNLNGFCYEHYKFCEKILEGVVEKETLFIFICEMDKDDDIWDWKNWLKSNPYFLFEEDGITPNKKKIALYSQKAIDAKEKGGDELTNFLTKQLNMWVTAKDGQYIDLSKFKECESNLTLEDMKGKEAYLGFDLSKGGDLTSIALVFPLKDEKIYVYSHSFMPELRLSEHEKTDDVPYRIWVREGLLTLTTGAFGIKTDYKFIVTHLKEVIERYNIKILECGYDAHNAGSFLSDLDFLDCDLTEVKQSAKSLNDATVDFALSVEAVQILYDKRNSLLKWSIANATTVSNSFGEKKIDKQSQKNRIDPVDAIIDAWKIMLINKKETVNNDEAVEEWLDFINKRR, from the coding sequence ATGATAAAAGATAGGACAACAGCCTATGCAAAATTAGTTGTAAGTGGTAAAAAAATAGCAGGCAGAAAGGAGTATTTAGCATGTAAAAGACATTTAGATGATTTAAAAAATAAGAAATTAGAGTATAAGTTTGATGTTGAAGAGGCAGAATTTGCTATAAATTTTGCAAATACTTTAACATTAAAAGATGGAACTAATTTAAAAACAAGAGGCTTTCAAGAATTTATAATAGGTTCATTACATGGATGGAAGAAAAAAAGAACAAAAGAAAGAAGATTTAGAGAGGCTTATTTGCAAGTTGGCAGAAGAAATGGAAAAAGTTTTCTATCAGGAGCAGAATCCACAATGTTTAGTACATTGTTAGGAAATAAAGATAGGATATTCTGTGCTGCAACTAAGCAAGACCAAGCTAACATAGTATGGGATGAAATAAGAAACTTTATAGAGTCTGACAATGATTTAAGTGAACTTTATAAAATAAAAGAACATGATAGAACTATAAAGAGCCTAGCAACTGGAACGGTTATAAGGTCAATAGGTAGAGATACAAAATCAATGGATGGGTTTGGTAACATTTTAGCTATATGCGATGAGTTACATGCACACCCAAATAATCAGATGTATAAACTGTTGCTAGATGGTCAAGCTGATGTTGAGAATGCTTTAACATTGGCTATTACTACAGCAGGTTTTAACTTAAATGGTTTCTGTTATGAACACTATAAATTTTGTGAAAAGATATTAGAGGGAGTTGTTGAAAAAGAAACTCTCTTTATTTTTATATGTGAAATGGATAAGGATGATGATATATGGGACTGGAAGAACTGGCTTAAATCTAATCCTTATTTTTTATTTGAGGAAGATGGTATAACACCAAACAAAAAGAAAATAGCTTTATATAGCCAAAAAGCAATAGATGCAAAAGAGAAAGGTGGAGATGAATTAACTAACTTCTTAACAAAGCAATTAAATATGTGGGTAACTGCAAAAGATGGACAATATATTGATTTGAGTAAATTCAAAGAATGTGAAAGCAATCTGACACTTGAAGATATGAAAGGGAAAGAGGCTTATTTAGGTTTTGACTTATCTAAGGGTGGAGATTTAACAAGTATAGCATTAGTTTTTCCATTAAAGGATGAAAAGATTTATGTATATAGTCATTCATTTATGCCAGAACTAAGATTATCGGAACATGAAAAAACTGATGATGTTCCATATAGGATATGGGTAAGAGAGGGACTTTTAACATTGACTACTGGAGCATTTGGAATAAAGACTGATTATAAGTTTATTGTTACTCACTTAAAAGAAGTAATTGAAAGATATAATATTAAAATTTTAGAGTGTGGGTATGATGCTCACAATGCTGGAAGTTTTTTAAGTGATTTAGATTTTTTAGATTGTGATCTAACAGAAGTTAAACAATCTGCAAAAAGTTTAAATGATGCAACAGTGGATTTTGCTTTATCAGTTGAGGCAGTTCAAATTTTATACGATAAGAGAAACAGTTTATTAAAATGGTCTATTGCTAATGCTACAACTGTTTCAAATAGTTTTGGAGAAAAAAAAATTGATAAACAATCTCAAAAAAATAGAATAGATCCTGTTGATGCAATAATAGATGCCTGGAAGATTATGCTAATAAATAAAAAAGAAACAGTAAATAATGATGAAGCTGTTGAAGAATGGCTTGATTTTATCAATAAAAGGAGGTGA